From Diadema setosum chromosome 5, eeDiaSeto1, whole genome shotgun sequence, the proteins below share one genomic window:
- the LOC140229222 gene encoding ras association domain-containing protein 2-like, with amino-acid sequence MTEEGGNVLEDRYRELVSRQTFSSCLKQYNLYQSQTRSNQQLKIHEYKGMPVMYGILKLYWGTQRVIRLKKEEPTWKRRSIRLTCENGTEEKLMTAMGSGARNRRSLTKLGDSVSEIPEEESEGADQQGEEGSNNVFHGQKDSNRGTDRLTASLPRRGLNRDHHVIGDIETREANGRGESEDGLQGALTLAQKKNLRRRTMSFSGHMYNTKTRIFRPRYGTVSTIRVASTQSTEEVIQLLLNKFAVENPPEEFSLFSVSISGGTQELKVHDFPLIRRIQLGPDENIAKIFVMDRQTSQVSQEVAQYVNLSFPVLEAILRKYKEEEENAIMDIKKRYSVYQATLEKKLEAVMDVPTKKSRDKKKSWWK; translated from the exons atgaCGGAGGAAGGGGGTAACGTGTTAGAGGATCGATACAGAGAACTTGTATCAAG GCAAACCTTCTCATCATGCCTGAAGCAGTACAATCTCTACCAGTCACAAACAAGAAGCAACCAGCAACTCAAGATTCATGAG TATAAGGGCATGCCAGTGATGTATGGGATCCTGAAGCTGTACTGGGGTACACAGCGAGTGATTCGTCTGAAGAAAGAAGAGCCGACGTGGAAGAGACGAAGCATCCGACTGACGTGCGAGAACGGCACGGAGGAGAAACTCATGACAGCCATGGGAAGCGGAGCGAGGAATAGACGGTCTCTGACGAAACTTGGAGACAGCGTGTCGGAGATCCCCGAGGAAGAGTCGGAAGGCGCGGATCAGCAGGGGGAAGAGGGCAGCAATAATGTGTTCCATGGACAGAAGGATAGCAATAGAGGCACGGACAGGTTAACCGCATCACTGCCTCGACGTGGGCTCAATCGTGACCATCATGTTATTGGGGACATTGAGACGAGAGAGGCCAATGGCCGCGGGGAGAGTGAGGATGGATTGCAGGGGGCCTTGACACTCGCCCAGAAGAAGAATTTACGGAGAAGGACCATGTCCTTCAGTGGGCACATGTATAACACCAAG ACGAGAATCTTCCGTCCACGCTACGGCACCGTGTCTACCATCCGTGTGGCAAGTACCCAGTCTACAGAAGAGGTCATCCAACTCCTCCTCAATAAGTTTGCCGTGGAAAACCCTCCCGAGGAGTTCAGTCTCTTCTCTGTCTCCATTAGTGGAG GCACCCAGGAACTGAAGGTTCATGATTTCCCTCTCATTAGGAGAATACAGCTCGGGCCGGATGAGAACATCGCCAAAATCTTTGtcatggacagacagacaagtcAAGTATCTCAAGAA GTGGCCCAGTACGTCAACCTCTCATTCCCGGTTCTTGAGGCCATCCTCCGCAAGtacaaggaggaggaggagaatgcTATCATGGACATTAAGAAGAG